The following coding sequences lie in one Halogeometricum rufum genomic window:
- a CDS encoding helix-turn-helix domain-containing protein: MLLAELTLQHPILLETLGRVPDIEVVWQETHRHEDRPTQMLCWILADDFDAVASAMADDPSVRDSTVVAALDGRRLFRVDFTDPTATVDVVPQLVAVGAVVDEAVGTAAGWWLRIQFPDRDAVESVYEFCRDHDIPVTVERLYEQTDWEMQHVPALTDSQRELLCEALASGYLEIPRRCSLAELAAELGISESAASERFRRGVRGLVEQTLGT, translated from the coding sequence ATGTTACTCGCCGAACTCACGCTCCAACACCCGATTCTCCTGGAAACGCTCGGTCGGGTCCCCGACATCGAAGTCGTCTGGCAGGAGACGCACAGACACGAGGACAGACCGACGCAGATGCTCTGTTGGATACTGGCCGACGACTTCGACGCGGTGGCGAGTGCGATGGCCGACGACCCGTCGGTGCGGGACTCCACCGTCGTCGCCGCCCTCGACGGCCGCCGCCTGTTCCGCGTCGATTTCACGGACCCCACCGCCACCGTCGACGTCGTCCCGCAGTTGGTCGCCGTCGGCGCCGTCGTCGACGAAGCCGTCGGGACCGCCGCGGGATGGTGGCTCCGGATACAGTTCCCCGACCGAGACGCCGTCGAGTCCGTCTACGAGTTCTGCCGAGACCACGACATCCCCGTCACCGTCGAGCGACTGTACGAGCAGACCGACTGGGAGATGCAGCACGTGCCGGCGCTGACCGACTCGCAGCGGGAGCTACTGTGCGAGGCGCTCGCGTCGGGCTACCTCGAAATCCCGCGGCGGTGCTCGCTCGCGGAACTCGCCGCCGAACTCGGCATCTCCGAGAGCGCGGCGTCGGAGCGCTTCCGCCGCGGCGTGCGCGGACTCGTCGAACAGACGTTGGGCACGTAG
- a CDS encoding cation:proton antiporter — MASGLEQQLIDLLTVFLIAGGVGAVLAKIGRIPYTIALLIAGFGASIVGLEIDITLTHDIILLVVLPPLLFEGAATTDIDEFRSNFPVMLTLATVGLAASIVVVGLVATELLGYTLLIGLLFGTIVLPTDPVSVLALFKQVGVPDRLAVLVEGESLLNDGISVVIFSALLALVEAGDSAADLATIAGVGELAGGIVVSAGGGAVVGLAAGYFVYRLMANLDEHMTEIVLTVVLAYGAFLVAEHYLHVSGVIATVAAGLLIGNRGREYAMSAQTKTAVFNTWETAAYVVNTFIFLLLGVKTPIRQIIAEAELLLPAIVLVLAARAVAVYPLTEVANRLSDANVPRNYQHVLVWGGLHGSIPIALVLGLPESVGPRQQLRVLVFGIAAFSLVVQGLSMKRFLRAVGVQTSGKERELYDLLLTRAKAVDEALNEAERLHTQNLIRTGVYERFKREYGREKRELEHVIRSLLEREPSLLKQELLQSERRILQAEESAITEAELSGQLSTDLAEDLIAEVREKQARLERGETTVTSDVEHEGYREFWRERAAEFGLEVGEEVLDEDEVEALTDESDLDLTPVDDEDEPAGGTGTD, encoded by the coding sequence ATGGCGAGTGGGCTGGAACAACAACTCATCGACCTGTTGACCGTCTTTCTCATCGCGGGCGGCGTCGGCGCGGTACTGGCCAAAATCGGACGCATCCCGTACACCATCGCGCTCCTCATCGCGGGGTTCGGCGCGTCCATCGTCGGACTGGAGATAGACATCACGCTCACGCACGACATCATCCTCCTCGTCGTCCTGCCGCCCCTGCTGTTCGAGGGGGCGGCGACGACGGACATCGACGAGTTCAGGTCGAACTTCCCGGTGATGCTGACGCTCGCGACGGTGGGACTGGCGGCGTCCATCGTCGTCGTCGGACTCGTCGCCACGGAACTGCTCGGCTACACCCTGCTCATCGGCCTCCTGTTCGGCACCATCGTCCTCCCGACGGACCCCGTCTCCGTGTTGGCGCTGTTCAAGCAGGTGGGGGTTCCGGACCGCCTCGCCGTCCTCGTGGAGGGCGAGAGCCTGCTGAACGACGGCATCTCCGTCGTCATCTTCTCCGCCCTCCTCGCGCTGGTCGAGGCGGGCGACAGCGCCGCGGACCTCGCGACGATAGCGGGCGTCGGGGAACTCGCGGGCGGCATCGTCGTCTCCGCCGGCGGCGGCGCAGTCGTCGGACTCGCCGCGGGCTACTTCGTCTACCGCCTGATGGCGAACCTCGACGAGCACATGACCGAAATCGTGCTCACCGTCGTCCTCGCCTACGGGGCGTTCCTCGTCGCCGAGCACTACCTCCACGTCAGCGGCGTCATCGCCACCGTGGCCGCCGGGCTTCTCATCGGCAACCGCGGCCGCGAGTACGCCATGTCGGCGCAGACGAAGACGGCCGTGTTCAACACGTGGGAGACGGCCGCGTACGTCGTCAACACGTTCATCTTCCTCCTGCTCGGCGTGAAGACGCCGATTCGGCAGATAATCGCCGAGGCGGAACTGCTGCTGCCCGCCATCGTCCTCGTCCTCGCCGCGCGCGCCGTCGCCGTCTACCCCCTGACGGAGGTGGCCAACCGGCTCTCGGACGCGAACGTGCCGCGGAACTACCAGCACGTCCTCGTCTGGGGCGGCCTCCACGGTTCGATACCCATCGCGCTCGTCCTCGGACTGCCGGAGTCCGTCGGACCGCGCCAGCAACTCCGCGTCCTCGTGTTCGGCATCGCCGCGTTCAGTCTCGTCGTCCAGGGCCTGTCGATGAAGCGGTTCCTCCGCGCGGTGGGCGTGCAGACGTCCGGGAAGGAACGGGAACTGTACGACCTCCTCCTCACGCGGGCGAAGGCGGTTGACGAGGCGCTGAACGAGGCCGAACGCCTCCACACGCAGAACCTCATCCGGACCGGCGTGTACGAACGGTTCAAGCGCGAGTACGGGCGCGAGAAGCGCGAACTCGAGCACGTCATCCGCTCGCTACTGGAGCGGGAGCCCTCCCTGCTCAAACAGGAACTACTGCAGAGCGAACGGCGCATTCTACAGGCCGAGGAGAGCGCCATCACGGAGGCGGAGTTGAGCGGCCAACTCTCGACCGACCTCGCCGAGGACCTCATCGCCGAGGTCCGCGAGAAGCAGGCGCGACTGGAACGGGGCGAGACGACGGTGACGAGCGACGTCGAGCACGAGGGGTACCGCGAGTTCTGGCGCGAACGCGCCGCCGAGTTCGGCCTCGAAGTCGGCGAGGAGGTACTCGACGAGGACGAGGTCGAAGCGCTCACCGACGAGTCGGACCTCGACCTCACCCCCGTCGACGACGAGGACGAACCGGCCGGCGGGACCGGGACGGACTGA
- a CDS encoding redoxin domain-containing protein — MVSEGDDAPEFTNKVATGDVEEFSLADAVGEGSTLLAFFPGAFTPPCSNEMTALQEHLDRFEDAGASVYGVSADSPFTLNAFREEHGLGFPLVSDMSREAIRAYGLEIDVADLGLHGVANRAVYVLDDDGTVTYAWEAESPENEPDYDELVEAVESA; from the coding sequence ATGGTTTCCGAAGGCGACGACGCACCCGAGTTCACGAACAAGGTGGCAACCGGCGACGTCGAGGAGTTCTCGCTCGCGGACGCCGTCGGCGAGGGATCGACCCTCCTCGCGTTCTTCCCCGGCGCGTTCACGCCGCCGTGCTCCAACGAGATGACCGCCCTGCAGGAGCACCTCGACCGGTTCGAGGACGCCGGCGCGTCGGTGTACGGCGTCAGCGCGGACTCGCCGTTCACGCTCAACGCGTTCCGCGAGGAACACGGCCTCGGCTTCCCCCTCGTCAGCGACATGAGCCGGGAGGCGATTCGGGCGTACGGGCTGGAGATAGACGTCGCGGACCTGGGCCTGCACGGCGTCGCCAACCGCGCGGTGTACGTCCTCGACGACGACGGCACTGTCACCTACGCGTGGGAGGCGGAGTCGCCCGAGAACGAACCCGACTACGACGAGTTGGTCGAGGCCGTCGAGTCGGCCTGA
- a CDS encoding APC family permease, protein MSADRTREPAANLGLLDATMIGMGAMIGAGIFVLTGLAAEIAGPAAIFVFALNGVVTAFTGLSYAELASAIPKSGGGYAFVREIFDDLPSFVMGWMLWFAYMIAGGLYALGFAPNFLELLHLYGVVPAPENVAAVDLPAVAVAVPPELALAFGAVVLLVAVNAVSTAASGSVETIFTATKVAILVVFVAFGFLSAGGGTETSFSLDQFEPLFPGGRSAASILPAMGLTFIAFEGYDLITTVTEEVKNPRENIPKAIFVSLGVTVLVYLLVVSVAIGTLGAEGLAAAGEAGIAEAATTFMPTDLPLIRNGGAIIVFGAVFSTITALNAVVIASSRVAFSMGRERQLPSSIGTIHHRYGTPFLAILGSAVVMLASVALPTESAGNMSSLFFLLSFVVVNGAVIKLRRERPNMNRPYEIPYYPIPPILGIVLNLVLTAVLVEYLSRTDPLALGLSAAWIVLGVVAYYARRRYRRTEAVEAAETADTGDVPGDGSADGAATADGDGTAPSSVGAGTGVDKGEAEDD, encoded by the coding sequence ATGAGTGCGGACCGAACGCGCGAACCGGCGGCCAATCTGGGCCTCCTCGACGCGACGATGATCGGGATGGGAGCGATGATCGGGGCGGGGATATTCGTGTTGACCGGCCTCGCGGCCGAAATCGCCGGCCCGGCGGCGATATTCGTCTTCGCGCTCAACGGCGTTGTGACGGCGTTCACCGGGCTCTCCTACGCCGAACTCGCCTCGGCGATTCCGAAGTCCGGCGGCGGGTACGCGTTCGTCCGCGAGATTTTCGACGACCTGCCCTCGTTCGTCATGGGGTGGATGCTGTGGTTCGCGTACATGATCGCCGGCGGCCTGTACGCCCTCGGCTTCGCGCCGAACTTCCTCGAACTGCTCCACCTCTACGGCGTCGTACCCGCGCCCGAGAACGTCGCGGCCGTCGACCTCCCCGCCGTCGCCGTCGCGGTGCCGCCGGAACTCGCCCTCGCGTTCGGCGCCGTCGTCCTCCTCGTCGCGGTGAACGCCGTCTCGACGGCCGCCAGCGGGAGCGTCGAGACGATATTCACCGCGACGAAGGTCGCCATCCTCGTCGTGTTCGTCGCGTTCGGCTTCCTCTCGGCCGGCGGCGGGACCGAGACGAGTTTCTCCCTCGACCAGTTCGAGCCCCTGTTCCCCGGCGGTCGGTCGGCGGCGAGCATCCTCCCCGCGATGGGGCTGACGTTCATCGCCTTCGAGGGTTACGACCTCATCACCACGGTCACCGAGGAGGTGAAGAACCCCCGCGAGAACATCCCGAAGGCCATCTTCGTCAGCCTCGGAGTGACCGTCCTCGTCTACCTCCTCGTCGTCTCCGTCGCCATCGGAACGCTCGGCGCCGAAGGGTTGGCGGCGGCCGGCGAGGCGGGCATCGCCGAGGCGGCGACGACGTTCATGCCGACCGACCTGCCCCTCATCCGGAACGGCGGGGCCATCATCGTCTTCGGCGCCGTCTTCTCGACCATCACCGCGTTGAACGCCGTCGTCATCGCCTCCTCGCGCGTCGCGTTCTCGATGGGTCGGGAGCGACAGTTGCCCTCGTCGATCGGCACCATCCACCACCGCTACGGGACGCCCTTCCTCGCCATCCTCGGCAGCGCCGTCGTGATGCTCGCCTCGGTGGCGCTCCCGACCGAGAGCGCCGGCAACATGTCGAGTCTGTTCTTCCTCCTCTCGTTCGTCGTCGTCAACGGCGCGGTCATCAAACTCCGACGGGAGCGGCCGAACATGAACCGCCCGTACGAGATACCCTACTACCCGATACCTCCGATACTCGGCATCGTCCTGAACCTCGTCCTGACCGCGGTTCTGGTCGAGTACCTCTCGCGGACGGACCCGCTGGCGCTCGGTCTGAGCGCGGCCTGGATCGTCCTCGGCGTGGTCGCGTACTACGCTCGCCGGCGCTACCGACGGACGGAGGCGGTCGAGGCGGCGGAGACGGCCGATACCGGAGACGTCCCCGGCGACGGGTCTGCCGACGGCGCAGCGACCGCCGACGGCGACGGAACCGCGCCGTCGAGCGTCGGTGCCGGGACGGGGGTTGATAAGGGAGAGGCGGAAGACGACTAG
- a CDS encoding ATP-binding protein: protein MTGADGDRSDDDRPPTTLFESLPDPVLACERTSDPDGDGRVVRDVNPAFAAAFAVERDGVVGTPLDDVALTGVSDAGGDDARGREVSDPPTAGSLLGRARDGDAPVVPYRREAGDEARRFRVRSVSDESVPGRGYLVFDDVTALERRRAEVAAALADLERVASVASHDIRNPLEVANIRLEAARETGEDVHFEKVAGALDRVDTLVRDVLAVGGEGVDPTDAVALGAVAAAAWDTVETGDAVLVVDEELPTVRGDADRLRRLFENLFRNSVEHGSTSSRASADDTAERADGAVTVTVAPDADGFVVADDGPGVPANARERVFEAGYSTGSENSGLGLSIVRRIARGHGWRVTVADDGDGGARFRFTGVERLAGDDADESGVGDPSDGAGE from the coding sequence ATGACGGGCGCGGACGGGGACCGCTCGGACGACGACCGGCCGCCGACGACGCTGTTCGAGTCCCTCCCCGACCCGGTTCTCGCCTGCGAGCGAACGAGCGACCCGGACGGCGACGGGCGCGTCGTCCGCGACGTCAATCCCGCCTTCGCGGCGGCGTTCGCCGTCGAGCGAGACGGCGTCGTCGGGACCCCGCTGGACGACGTGGCGTTGACCGGGGTCTCCGACGCGGGAGGGGACGACGCGCGCGGACGCGAGGTGTCGGACCCCCCCACCGCCGGTTCGCTTCTCGGCCGCGCCCGCGACGGCGACGCGCCCGTGGTTCCGTACCGACGCGAGGCCGGGGACGAGGCGCGGCGGTTCCGCGTCCGGTCGGTCTCGGACGAGTCGGTGCCCGGGCGCGGCTACCTCGTGTTCGACGACGTCACCGCGCTGGAACGGCGACGAGCGGAGGTCGCCGCGGCGCTCGCGGACCTCGAACGCGTCGCGAGCGTCGCGAGCCACGACATCCGGAACCCGCTGGAGGTGGCGAACATCCGGCTCGAAGCGGCGCGAGAGACGGGCGAAGACGTCCACTTCGAGAAGGTCGCGGGCGCGCTGGACCGCGTCGACACCCTCGTCCGGGACGTACTCGCGGTCGGTGGAGAGGGCGTCGACCCGACCGATGCCGTCGCTCTCGGCGCCGTCGCCGCCGCCGCGTGGGACACCGTCGAGACGGGCGACGCCGTCCTCGTCGTCGACGAGGAGTTGCCGACGGTCCGCGGCGACGCCGACCGCCTCCGACGACTGTTCGAGAACCTGTTTCGGAACTCCGTGGAACACGGTTCCACGAGCAGTCGGGCTTCGGCCGACGACACCGCCGAGCGCGCCGACGGCGCCGTCACCGTGACCGTCGCGCCCGACGCCGACGGCTTCGTCGTCGCGGACGACGGTCCCGGCGTCCCGGCGAACGCGCGCGAACGCGTCTTCGAGGCGGGGTACTCGACGGGGTCGGAGAACAGCGGGCTCGGACTCTCCATCGTCAGGCGAATCGCCCGCGGACACGGCTGGCGCGTCACCGTCGCGGACGACGGCGACGGTGGTGCCCGATTCCGGTTCACCGGCGTCGAACGCCTTGCGGGCGACGACGCGGACGAGTCGGGGGTCGGCGACCCGTCGGACGGCGCGGGCGAGTAG
- a CDS encoding DUF5995 family protein, with translation MSRIERRSDRRRTARTNESGADRSGRRRLTGVLAVLAGVASLASVSAVSVTDAVCLFAVVGAPVPGGDGVGRAARPRPRTERRRRAVDATRPPREADPGALSLLAEPYETVEDARIRLRGLERYFRDRGDGRAVFLTVYARVTEEVAAAVGRGAFEDPEWVADYLVEFANHYRRAALAFETGREAALPTAWRVAFRAAERDGTLVLQHAALGVNAHVAFDLAFALCELGVGDDRRAKYADHRRINRVLKSLVDETLDRLADRYAPGIATLTAAVGPLVELCWFGALVLGRECAWWIAVLLTEAPGGTVARASRWFVAAASAAVAGVVLAPTASPALARAVRAVLRRLGVRRL, from the coding sequence ATGTCCAGAATCGAACGACGCTCCGACCGGAGGCGGACCGCGCGGACGAACGAGAGCGGAGCCGACCGCTCCGGGCGCCGGCGCCTCACCGGCGTGCTCGCCGTTCTCGCCGGCGTCGCCAGTCTCGCGTCGGTCTCGGCGGTGTCGGTCACCGATGCGGTCTGTCTCTTCGCCGTCGTCGGCGCACCCGTTCCCGGCGGCGACGGGGTCGGGAGAGCGGCGCGACCGCGACCCCGGACGGAGCGACGCCGTCGGGCCGTCGACGCGACTCGCCCGCCCCGCGAGGCCGACCCCGGGGCGCTATCGCTCCTCGCGGAGCCGTACGAGACGGTCGAAGACGCTCGTATCCGGCTGCGCGGACTGGAGCGGTACTTCCGGGACCGCGGCGACGGGCGGGCGGTGTTTCTCACCGTCTACGCGCGCGTCACAGAGGAAGTCGCCGCCGCCGTCGGCCGCGGCGCGTTCGAGGACCCCGAGTGGGTCGCCGACTACCTCGTCGAGTTCGCGAACCACTACCGCCGCGCCGCGCTCGCCTTCGAGACCGGCCGGGAAGCGGCGTTGCCCACGGCGTGGCGGGTCGCCTTCCGGGCCGCCGAGCGCGACGGGACGCTCGTGCTGCAGCACGCCGCCCTCGGCGTCAACGCGCACGTCGCGTTCGACCTCGCCTTCGCGCTCTGCGAGCTCGGCGTCGGCGACGACCGTCGCGCGAAGTACGCGGACCACCGGCGGATAAACCGCGTCCTGAAGAGTCTCGTCGACGAGACGCTCGACCGACTCGCCGACCGCTACGCGCCGGGCATCGCGACGCTCACCGCGGCCGTCGGTCCGCTCGTCGAACTGTGCTGGTTCGGGGCGCTCGTCCTCGGGCGGGAGTGCGCGTGGTGGATCGCCGTGCTACTCACCGAAGCGCCCGGCGGGACCGTCGCACGCGCCTCGCGCTGGTTCGTTGCGGCCGCCTCGGCTGCCGTCGCCGGGGTCGTCCTCGCTCCGACCGCGTCGCCCGCGTTGGCCCGCGCCGTTCGCGCGGTCCTGCGACGACTCGGCGTTCGACGACTGTGA
- a CDS encoding potassium channel family protein, translated as MPGTQRTVVAGGGRVGRNTARVLDDRGQDVVVVEEDGDVVDEIADEYFATVIRGDATRPSILEQAGLERTDVVAALTGETGTNLAICMAATHLAPDVETVMRSEVDVGDEYAPFVDEVVFTAAASARATANAVEREVRSLEDVTGTIDVVEIRVAEGAPVAGKSLTEVTFPRGAIVVSDAEGHRIAGSDTRLEAGSSYLVATEPAVSDEVMNLMRG; from the coding sequence ATGCCGGGAACACAGCGAACGGTCGTGGCGGGCGGCGGTCGCGTCGGCCGAAACACCGCCAGAGTGCTCGACGACCGAGGACAGGACGTGGTCGTCGTCGAGGAGGACGGCGACGTGGTCGACGAGATAGCGGACGAGTACTTCGCGACGGTCATCCGCGGAGACGCGACGCGCCCGTCAATCCTCGAACAGGCGGGTCTCGAACGGACGGACGTCGTCGCCGCGTTGACGGGCGAGACGGGCACCAACCTCGCAATCTGCATGGCGGCGACCCACCTCGCGCCAGACGTGGAGACGGTGATGCGGAGCGAAGTCGACGTGGGCGACGAGTACGCTCCGTTCGTCGACGAGGTGGTGTTCACGGCCGCCGCGAGTGCGCGGGCGACCGCGAACGCCGTCGAACGGGAAGTGCGGTCGCTGGAAGACGTCACCGGGACCATCGACGTCGTGGAAATCCGCGTCGCCGAGGGCGCTCCCGTCGCGGGCAAGTCACTGACCGAAGTCACGTTCCCCCGCGGGGCCATCGTCGTCTCCGACGCCGAGGGACACCGCATCGCCGGCTCCGACACGCGACTGGAGGCCGGCAGCTCCTACCTCGTCGCCACCGAACCGGCCGTGAGCGACGAGGTGATGAACCTCATGCGCGGGTGA